Below is a genomic region from Synergistales bacterium.
AGCTTCCTGCCCGAGACGATGGAGAAGGTGCGTTCCCTTGTGCGGTGGCGGGAGACCCACGGGGCGCGCTACCTCATTGAGGTTGACGGGGGTCTCGCCTCCGAAAATGTATCCGAGGTGGTTGCGAAGGGCTGTGATGTTGTCGTCGCGGGGAATTCGATCTTTGGCGTATCGCGCCCGTACGATGCTGTCCGGAGCCTTCGTAGCGCTGCAGAAAAGGGGTTGCGAAGATGAGCGAGGAACAGCTTTCCCTTCAGGAACTGGGTGAGCGCCTGCGGAGGTTGAGAGAGGAGCAGGGATACTCGATCCAGGAGGTTGCCGAGGGTATCCGGGTTCGGGACATCTTCATCCAGGCGATCGAGGAAGGGCGTATCGACGACCTTCCGTCGACAGTCTATGCACGGGGATTTATCCGAAACTATCTCTCCTTCCTCAAGGTTGACGAATTGTGGGATTCCTACAGGGAAGTCTTGCCGCCGGTGAAGAGTGTGGACGTCGCCTCTTCCGTGGGGACCTATGCCCCGCCTCCGAAGGGCTTCAAACGTGTTCCCCGGTGGGGGCTGTACGTCCTTGTGGTGGTGCTCGTGATCTCGGGGTATTATTCATGGAACAAACGGGAGGCCATACGGGAGGCCTTCACAAGGACCCACGATACCCAGACGGTGACGGAGGAGGCGCAAAACGATGGAGAGACCCTGATCTCCGGGGACCAGTTGAATCTCGCTCTTGTCACCACCTCCGACGAGGTCTCTCCGGATGTTCCCTCGGCAGATCCTGCGCTCTCTCCCGATGAAACGCCGGCGGCGACGGTTGCATCGCCGGATTCGGCGGACAGGGTGCGGAGTGGGGATATGGCATGGCTTGACCAGATCGACGGGGAGCGTGAACAGCCCCGGCAGGAGGAGCAGCAGGAAAAGACACTGACAATACGGTGTACGGGGCGCTGCTGGACCAGGGTCCGGCAGGGTGAAGAGCAGTTGTATGTCGGGACGCTGGAAGAGGGGGATACCAGGAGCTTCCCCATGGATGCCGTGCTGTCGCTCCGTCTGGGCAATGCCGGGGTTATCGTAGCCAACTGGGAGGGGCGCGATCCGGAGCCCCTGGGGTACGACGGCGAGGTGGCCACGGTGCGTATCTATCCCGATGGAACAATTGAAAAGGACTAGTTACCCCGAGGTGGCCATCGTCAGCCTGGGCTGTGCGAAAAACCAGGTTGACAGCGAGAACCTTGCAGGCATCCTCCACAGAGCGGGATGCACGATTGTCGCTGAACCCTCGCAAGCGGAGACGGTGATTGTGAACACCTGCGGCTTCATCGAGGCTGCGATTCGGGAGAGCGTAGAGGTGATCCTCGATCTGGAGGAGCGGAAGGAGCGGGGGGAGATCCAGGCCATCGCTGTTGTGGGATGCCTGGTGAACCGTTACGAAGACGAGCTTCGGGAGGAGCTCCCCACGGTCGACTACTGGGCCCGGAGCGAGGAGTGGAGCATGCTCTGCGGGGCCCTGACGAAGGAAGCGTCACCGGCGGGGGAGAACAGACAGCGGCTTCTCCCCGGATATCCGTGGTGGACGCGCTATCTCAAGGTGGCGGACGGGTGCGACAACCGGTGTACCTACTGTACGATTCCTTCCATACGGGGCCCGTTGCGGAGCCTCCCCGAAAAGCGCATCGTCGACGAGGCGGAACAGCTGGTTCGTTGCGGTGCCCGGGAGCTCTGTCTGGTGGGGCAGGACATTGCCTCCTATGGGAAAGAGCAGGGGCCTTCCCGACTCGCGGGCCTTCTTGAGATGCTTTCTTCGGCGTTGCCGGAGGATATCTGGATCCGGCTTCTGTACCTCCATCCCGACAATATCCCCCCTCACTTCTGGGAACGCCTGGCGGCACTCCCACAGGTACTCCCCTATGCGGACATCCCTGTCCAGCACAGTCATCCCGCCATACTGCAACGTATGAACCGGAATCCCGATACGGAGCGGTTGCACGCCCTTTTGCGCGCCCCCAGGGATCTGGATGAGGGGTTTGCGTTGCGCACGACCACTATGGTGGGATTCCCCGGTGAGACCGAGGAGATGTTTGATTCACTCCTTGCCACGATAGCGGAGATCAAGTTCGATAATCTGGGGGTATTCTGCTTTTCCCCCGAGGAAGGCACACCGGCTGCAACCTTTCCCGATCCTGTGGACCGGGAGACAGCGGAAGAACGGAAGGAACGGGTGCTGGAGCTCCAGGAGGCCATAGCCCTTGAGCGGAGCGAGGCCATGGTGGGTGCGGAGCTCGACGTCCTGGTGGAGGGCTATCACCGGGAAGATGGACTTCTGTGGGGGCGATCGTACCGGGATGCCCCCGAGGTTGACGGGAGTGTCGTTGTCGCCGCACCGGAGGATGCCGTGACGCCGGGAGAGCGCATCCCTGTCGTTATTGAAGAGGCTCTGGGGTACGAGCTCAGGGGAAGGATACGGGAAGCATGAACGATCACAGAACGACCCGTCCACAGACCGCGATCGCCATCGCGACGCTCTTCGGCATCGGCCGGCGATCTTCCATGCCGGGAACCCTGGCCGCGGGGATCGGGTTTCTGGCGGCACTCCTTTTCCCCTTTCCCGTACTCTACGGTTTGCTGCCGCTCGTTGTGGT
It encodes:
- a CDS encoding DUF4115 domain-containing protein, with amino-acid sequence MSEEQLSLQELGERLRRLREEQGYSIQEVAEGIRVRDIFIQAIEEGRIDDLPSTVYARGFIRNYLSFLKVDELWDSYREVLPPVKSVDVASSVGTYAPPPKGFKRVPRWGLYVLVVVLVISGYYSWNKREAIREAFTRTHDTQTVTEEAQNDGETLISGDQLNLALVTTSDEVSPDVPSADPALSPDETPAATVASPDSADRVRSGDMAWLDQIDGEREQPRQEEQQEKTLTIRCTGRCWTRVRQGEEQLYVGTLEEGDTRSFPMDAVLSLRLGNAGVIVANWEGRDPEPLGYDGEVATVRIYPDGTIEKD
- the rimO gene encoding 30S ribosomal protein S12 methylthiotransferase RimO, whose amino-acid sequence is MEQLKRTSYPEVAIVSLGCAKNQVDSENLAGILHRAGCTIVAEPSQAETVIVNTCGFIEAAIRESVEVILDLEERKERGEIQAIAVVGCLVNRYEDELREELPTVDYWARSEEWSMLCGALTKEASPAGENRQRLLPGYPWWTRYLKVADGCDNRCTYCTIPSIRGPLRSLPEKRIVDEAEQLVRCGARELCLVGQDIASYGKEQGPSRLAGLLEMLSSALPEDIWIRLLYLHPDNIPPHFWERLAALPQVLPYADIPVQHSHPAILQRMNRNPDTERLHALLRAPRDLDEGFALRTTTMVGFPGETEEMFDSLLATIAEIKFDNLGVFCFSPEEGTPAATFPDPVDRETAEERKERVLELQEAIALERSEAMVGAELDVLVEGYHREDGLLWGRSYRDAPEVDGSVVVAAPEDAVTPGERIPVVIEEALGYELRGRIREA